GTATCGCCAACAGCATCACCATCATGGTAGGCCGCCAGTAGAACTTCACTAGTTTTGCCCCACACAATATTGCCTTGGACATCAAGGGAAATGGCACCGAGATCCCGCTGATTTTTTGTAGATTCATCAATGGACTTTTGCATCGCCTCAGCTAGAGTCATGCCATCTGTCACCCGAATCACAATTTTTGCGGCCAAACATTCATCAATAATGTCTTCCCCAATGCCTGTGCAACTCACACCCGCCACAGTTGTCGCATAATTTCCCGCAGGCATAGCCGAATCACTCACCCGACCAATACGCTCTAGCCCTTTACCACCAGTGGAAGTTGCAGCAGCCACCTTGCCGTCTTGATCGAGAGCAACTACCCCAATTGTGCCGCGCCGCGCCGTACTCGCCATTTCATCTTCAGCGACAACACCCGCCATACTGCTCCTGAAATTTCCTTGGCGCTCAGCCAGCCATTCATGGAGCCGCAAATCGGTGAGGGGGTTATGAATAGGCATTTGTAATTCGCGCACCATTTCCGCCGCCCCAAGATCTGATAACACACGATCCGTTTCCGTCTGGAGAACCTGCGCCACTTCGATAGGATTTTTGATACGACTCACATTAATGACACCACTAAATTTTTGGGCTGAACCATCCATGAGGGAGGCACTCATGCGAATTTGTCCGTCCGACTGCAACACCGATCCTGTACCGGCATTAAACCGAGGCTCATCTTCCATGAGTTTTGCGCCTAAAATTACGGCCTCAACGGCACTACCACCCTTTTCTAAAAAGTCATAAACTGCGGTGACAATCCGATGGAGGGATTCACGTACTGCAGTTAAACCACCTTTCCCTTTTAGGGAGCTGCCGGCTCCACC
The sequence above is a segment of the [Limnothrix rosea] IAM M-220 genome. Coding sequences within it:
- a CDS encoding isoaspartyl peptidase/L-asparaginase, with amino-acid sequence MGVRPKLIIHGGAGSSLKGKGGLTAVRESLHRIVTAVYDFLEKGGSAVEAVILGAKLMEDEPRFNAGTGSVLQSDGQIRMSASLMDGSAQKFSGVINVSRIKNPIEVAQVLQTETDRVLSDLGAAEMVRELQMPIHNPLTDLRLHEWLAERQGNFRSSMAGVVAEDEMASTARRGTIGVVALDQDGKVAAATSTGGKGLERIGRVSDSAMPAGNYATTVAGVSCTGIGEDIIDECLAAKIVIRVTDGMTLAEAMQKSIDESTKNQRDLGAISLDVQGNIVWGKTSEVLLAAYHDGDAVGDTLEWHIEPGVGSV